From Phycodurus eques isolate BA_2022a chromosome 20, UOR_Pequ_1.1, whole genome shotgun sequence, a single genomic window includes:
- the LOC133395880 gene encoding LOW QUALITY PROTEIN: H-2 class I histocompatibility antigen, Q9 alpha chain-like (The sequence of the model RefSeq protein was modified relative to this genomic sequence to represent the inferred CDS: deleted 2 bases in 2 codons) encodes MATLNLFVLFVAAAQIHSVTPVLHTLKYFMTASSQIPNIPDYSEVGYVDDVPISRYDSKSRKTKPKQDWMNKIQQDDPHYWERQTQISIGNEQVNKIDIETAKARFNQTGGVHMIQWMSGCEWDDETDEVDGWEHYSYDGEAFISLEVKTMRWIAAHPQAFVTKLKWDSDELWNLNQKNYYTEICPSYLKKHVTNGRDFLMRTELPTVSLLQKTPSSPVTCHATGFYPGAAALFWRKDGEELHEDVETGETLRNHDGTFQTTADLKAEVTDEAEGRYECVFQLSGVADDIVAKLERRSVRSNARIREEEKRKMALAVAVPLAVLALAAAAVAVLVKLYKSRRAKYDPASVDADSEPASEPAAPTPASE; translated from the exons ATGGCGACGCTGAActtgtttgtcttgtttgtcGCGGCTGCGCAAATCCACAGCGTGACGCCCG tgcTTCACACGCTCAAGTATTTCATGACAGCATCGTCTCAAATTCCAAACATCCCAGACTACTCGGAGGTCGGTTATGTTGACGACGTTCCGATTTCGCGCTACGACAGCAagagcaggaaaacaaaacccaaacagGACTGGATGAACAAAATC CAGCAGGATGATCCTCACTACTGGGAGAGACAGACACAGATCAGTATTGGTAATGAGCAGGTCAACAAAATCGACATCGAAACTGCCAAAGCGCGCTTCAACCAAACTGGAG GTGTTCACATGATCCAGTGGATGTCCGGCTGCGAATGGGACGACGAGACCGATGAGGTCGATGGTTGGGAACACTACAGTTACGATGGAGAAGCCTTCATCTCGTTGGAGGTGAAGACAATGAGATGGATCGCAGCTCACCCACAAGCTTTCGTCACCAAACTCAAGTGGGACAGTGACGAACTTTGGAATCTAAACCAGAAGAACTACTACACTGAGATTTGTCCTTCTTACTTGAAGAAGCATGTGACCAATGGGAGGGACTTCCTG ATGAGAACAG AGCTTCCCACGGTGTCTCTCCTCCAGAAGACGCCGTCCTCTCCGGTCACCTGCCACGCGACGGGTTTCTACCCCGGCGCGGCCGCCCTGTTTTGGAGGAAGGACGGCGAGGAGCTCCACGAGGACGTGGAGACGGGAGAGACCCTCCGCAACCACGACGGAACCTTCCAGACGACGGCCGACCTGAAAGCGGAGGTGACCGATGAAGCCGAGGGCCGCTACGAATGCGTGTTCCAGCTGTCCGGCGTGGCGGACGACATCGTCGCCAAGCTGGAGAGGAGAAGCGTCCGGAGCAACGCGCGCATCCGAG aggaagaaaagaggAAGATGGCGCTGGCCGTCGCTGTCCCGCTGGCGGTCCTCGctctggcggcggcggcggtcgcGGTCCTCGTCAAGCTTTACAAAAGCAGACGAG CCAAATACGATCCAGCTT CCGTCGACGCCGATTCCGAGCCCGCTTCCGAGCCCGCCGCCCCGACGCCCGCTTCCGAGTGA